In Agrobacterium tumefaciens, one genomic interval encodes:
- a CDS encoding alpha-ketoglutarate-dependent dioxygenase AlkB: MSADELFNLLRRDIVWEQHSIKIEDRVIPQPRLSSWYGDVVHTYSTLAHVLTPHAFTPLLEMVRERVETICASKFNSMLANLYRSGDDAIGWHSDNEPELGPEPLIASISLGAERRFDLRRRDDHSKTVRLVLEHGSLLVMSGETQRNWQHGVARTKQVTRERINLTFRLTAASRHWFAFAKSSR; this comes from the coding sequence ATGTCGGCCGACGAACTCTTCAATCTGCTTCGTCGCGATATCGTCTGGGAGCAGCACTCGATTAAGATCGAGGACCGCGTCATTCCACAACCACGTCTGAGCAGTTGGTATGGTGACGTCGTGCACACCTATTCCACACTGGCGCATGTTCTGACCCCGCACGCCTTCACGCCGCTGCTTGAGATGGTGCGAGAACGTGTCGAAACGATCTGCGCCTCAAAGTTCAACTCGATGCTGGCAAACCTCTACAGGAGCGGCGACGATGCGATTGGTTGGCATTCTGACAACGAACCTGAACTCGGCCCTGAGCCGCTTATCGCATCGATCAGTCTTGGCGCCGAACGCCGCTTTGACCTCAGGCGTCGCGATGACCACTCGAAAACTGTTCGCCTGGTGCTGGAGCACGGCAGCCTTCTTGTGATGTCTGGCGAAACCCAACGCAACTGGCAGCACGGTGTGGCTCGCACCAAACAGGTGACACGGGAGAGGATCAACCTTACCTTCCGTTTGACAGCAGCAAGCCGACATTGGTTTGCGTTTGCCAAGTCGAGCCGATAA
- a CDS encoding zinc-binding dehydrogenase codes for MKAAVIHAPGGPEALVIEAREIPVPQSGRVRIKVKAFGLNRSELFTRQGHSPEVRFPRILGIEAVGTVDSAPSGEFVSGDIVATVMGGMGRAFDGSYAEYVCVPAKQVKRLKATLPWETLGALPEMLQTAWGSLFSALKLQAGQRLLVRGGTTSVGMAAIGLARRAGAHVSATTRSEDRAGLLWETGAQRVIVDDGNIHAGAHRFDKVLELVGTTTLEDSLKATDRNGIVCMSGMVGNRWVLNDFAPMDSIPNRVALTIYSGEPEDFMEMPFQELVNDVASGQIAVKIGKVFKLDQIAEAHACMEANAADGKIVIVTE; via the coding sequence ATGAAAGCAGCAGTCATCCATGCGCCCGGCGGTCCGGAAGCGCTCGTCATTGAGGCGCGCGAAATTCCTGTACCGCAGTCCGGCAGGGTAAGGATCAAGGTCAAGGCGTTCGGTCTCAACCGCTCAGAACTGTTTACGCGCCAAGGTCACTCGCCGGAAGTCAGGTTTCCACGCATCCTTGGAATAGAGGCGGTTGGTACGGTGGATAGCGCTCCGTCGGGCGAGTTCGTATCCGGCGACATCGTCGCGACCGTCATGGGCGGGATGGGCCGGGCCTTCGACGGCAGCTATGCCGAGTACGTCTGCGTTCCCGCCAAGCAGGTGAAACGTCTCAAGGCCACACTGCCTTGGGAGACATTGGGCGCTCTTCCCGAGATGCTACAAACTGCGTGGGGATCCTTGTTCTCCGCTTTGAAGCTTCAGGCGGGCCAGCGCTTGCTTGTCCGTGGCGGGACGACATCCGTCGGCATGGCGGCGATCGGTCTGGCCAGACGTGCAGGAGCCCACGTCAGCGCGACCACGCGCAGCGAGGATCGGGCGGGCCTGTTATGGGAAACCGGGGCGCAACGGGTAATTGTTGATGATGGCAATATTCATGCTGGAGCCCATAGGTTCGACAAGGTGCTCGAGTTGGTTGGCACAACGACGCTGGAGGATTCGCTGAAGGCCACTGATCGCAACGGCATCGTCTGCATGTCAGGTATGGTCGGAAACCGGTGGGTGCTGAATGATTTCGCACCCATGGATTCAATCCCGAACAGAGTGGCACTGACAATCTACAGCGGTGAGCCCGAGGATTTCATGGAGATGCCGTTCCAGGAATTGGTCAACGATGTGGCGTCGGGTCAGATTGCAGTCAAGATCGGCAAGGTCTTCAAGCTCGATCAGATCGCTGAAGCCCACGCCTGCATGGAAGCGAATGCTGCCGATGGCAAGATCGTAATTGTCACGGAATAG
- the grxB gene encoding glutaredoxin 2, whose translation MKLYVYDHCPFCVKARSIFGLKTLPFELVVMLNDDAATPERMVGRKVAPVLENEGQFLAESMDIVANIDAVHGQRILMGPANPIVTDWIKESSSNLYALAMPRWARAQLPEFETAEARAFFTHKKEAIIGPFSDRLAKTENLITTANLNLTRLDPLVQSADAVNGELSTDDIHLFAHLRALSIVRGITYPHAVEAYRKRMSAKMNVPLHDDIAS comes from the coding sequence ATGAAGCTCTATGTTTACGACCACTGCCCCTTTTGCGTGAAAGCGAGATCGATCTTTGGCCTGAAGACGCTGCCTTTCGAACTGGTGGTGATGTTGAACGACGATGCCGCCACTCCAGAGCGAATGGTTGGGCGGAAAGTTGCGCCTGTCCTGGAAAATGAAGGCCAATTCCTCGCCGAAAGCATGGATATCGTCGCTAACATTGATGCGGTCCATGGACAGAGAATTTTGATGGGGCCGGCAAATCCGATCGTGACGGATTGGATCAAGGAAAGCTCGTCAAACCTCTATGCGTTGGCCATGCCTCGCTGGGCCAGGGCGCAGTTACCGGAATTCGAGACTGCCGAGGCTCGGGCGTTTTTCACGCATAAGAAGGAAGCCATAATTGGCCCCTTTTCCGATCGGCTTGCCAAAACCGAAAACCTGATCACCACAGCAAATCTCAACCTGACGCGTCTTGATCCACTCGTACAATCTGCTGATGCAGTCAACGGCGAGTTGTCGACAGACGATATCCACCTCTTCGCGCACCTTCGTGCGCTCTCGATTGTCCGAGGCATTACCTATCCCCACGCCGTCGAGGCATATCGGAAGCGCATGTCCGCGAAGATGAATGTTCCGCTTCACGACGACATCGCGTCGTAG
- a CDS encoding tautomerase, with the protein MPVVRVSWFSGKDAKAKKAVAAEITESIVKNTGTDPNYIYVIFEDVAPSDWAGAGKIFGEEAESS; encoded by the coding sequence ATGCCTGTCGTACGCGTAAGCTGGTTCAGCGGTAAGGATGCCAAGGCGAAGAAGGCAGTTGCCGCCGAAATCACCGAGAGCATCGTCAAGAACACCGGGACAGACCCGAATTACATCTACGTCATCTTCGAAGACGTTGCGCCGTCCGATTGGGCTGGTGCTGGCAAGATTTTCGGTGAGGAAGCCGAATCCTCTTGA
- a CDS encoding alpha/beta hydrolase, whose protein sequence is MAQKFLSAISALSGLLLSASIAFAAPAIEVLGKDYVFPNKIEGLPTKLSDFTGLQINSFETSDGVKLSYWEAGSGRPLIFVPGWSANGAEYVNVMYLLAQKYHVYVIDPRNQGLSENVEYGTRIARFGADLNEFIVHLGVEKVDLCGWSMGASIIWSYIDLFGTDNINKAAFIDEPISIYTHADWSEQERLDAGGMTTSPERMIAAFGGAPTNDQVVDMNAMRRYMESGSPAFQNSEAFAREVIKSDPKFMSLVLFDHAVNDWRDVVSHKINVPTAIFTGENSNNVPSQRWMQSVIPGAELHVYTAAEQGDHFLAFKNPKKFTDDLTSFLER, encoded by the coding sequence ATGGCTCAAAAGTTTCTGTCCGCAATAAGCGCCTTGTCAGGTCTGCTCTTATCCGCGAGCATTGCATTCGCGGCACCCGCGATTGAAGTGCTTGGCAAGGACTACGTCTTTCCCAACAAGATTGAAGGCCTGCCGACGAAGCTCTCCGACTTCACCGGGCTACAGATCAACAGCTTTGAGACCAGCGATGGTGTCAAGCTTTCCTACTGGGAGGCGGGCAGTGGCCGGCCGCTGATCTTCGTTCCCGGCTGGTCGGCCAACGGCGCTGAATACGTCAATGTCATGTATCTGCTTGCACAAAAATATCATGTCTATGTGATCGATCCGCGCAATCAGGGCCTCTCCGAGAATGTCGAATACGGTACGCGGATCGCCCGCTTTGGCGCGGATCTGAACGAGTTCATCGTTCATCTCGGCGTCGAGAAAGTCGACCTTTGCGGCTGGTCGATGGGGGCGTCCATCATCTGGAGCTACATCGATCTGTTCGGCACGGACAATATCAACAAGGCGGCGTTCATTGACGAGCCGATCTCAATCTACACCCACGCCGACTGGTCGGAGCAAGAACGGCTTGATGCCGGCGGCATGACCACATCGCCTGAGCGCATGATTGCAGCCTTTGGCGGTGCGCCGACAAACGATCAGGTCGTCGATATGAACGCCATGCGCCGCTACATGGAAAGCGGTTCGCCCGCCTTCCAGAATTCGGAAGCGTTTGCTCGCGAGGTCATCAAGAGCGATCCCAAATTCATGAGCCTCGTCCTGTTCGATCATGCCGTGAATGATTGGCGTGACGTGGTCAGCCACAAGATCAATGTGCCGACCGCCATCTTTACAGGCGAGAACAGCAACAACGTCCCAAGCCAACGCTGGATGCAGTCGGTCATTCCGGGCGCCGAGCTACATGTCTACACGGCGGCGGAACAGGGCGACCATTTTCTCGCATTCAAAAATCCCAAGAAATTCACGGACGATCTCACGTCGTTCCTGGAGCGATAA
- a CDS encoding LysR family transcriptional regulator, with the protein MAQLEQLNGIISFVEAGTLLSFTAAADKLGVTKSAVGKSVARLEERLGVKLLHRSTRKLTLTPDGEAYLASCRHALEEIGSVENALAAKSQQLAGRLRIDAPAAWGRQILLPLLAKITKQHPGLSLSLSLTDRIIDPVEEGVDLAIRFGETKSTTGLITRKLTEQRALIVASPDYLKARGEPVTIEDLQEHDCIVGFRRDIPNTWRVKAADGLIYRVTPPPTHEIGDGAAIVDAAVASLGLAQMPSSLVANHIAAGTLVSVLEAFTGARIEISAIWPSTKQLLPRVRHVVEILADEGRHGNLGE; encoded by the coding sequence ATGGCTCAGCTTGAGCAACTCAACGGCATCATCAGCTTTGTCGAAGCGGGAACCCTGCTGAGTTTCACCGCAGCCGCAGACAAGCTGGGCGTGACGAAGTCCGCCGTTGGCAAAAGCGTTGCCCGGCTGGAAGAGAGGCTCGGTGTAAAGCTCCTGCATCGCAGCACCCGCAAGCTGACTTTGACGCCCGATGGAGAGGCCTATCTGGCCAGCTGTCGCCATGCATTGGAAGAGATCGGTTCGGTAGAAAATGCGCTCGCCGCAAAAAGCCAGCAGCTCGCCGGTCGATTGCGGATTGATGCACCTGCTGCCTGGGGCCGGCAGATTCTGCTGCCCTTGCTTGCGAAGATCACGAAGCAACATCCCGGCCTTTCCCTGTCCCTGTCGCTGACCGACAGGATCATCGATCCGGTCGAGGAGGGTGTGGATCTTGCTATCCGGTTTGGCGAGACCAAAAGCACCACCGGGCTGATTACCCGCAAGCTTACCGAACAACGAGCCCTGATCGTTGCTTCACCGGATTATCTCAAAGCACGCGGTGAGCCTGTCACGATCGAGGACTTGCAGGAGCATGACTGCATCGTTGGTTTCCGCCGGGATATCCCAAACACATGGCGGGTCAAGGCGGCCGACGGCTTGATCTATCGTGTCACACCGCCTCCAACTCACGAGATCGGTGACGGGGCTGCGATTGTCGATGCTGCAGTGGCAAGCCTTGGACTAGCGCAAATGCCGAGTTCGCTCGTTGCCAATCATATCGCAGCCGGAACGCTTGTTTCGGTTCTAGAGGCGTTCACCGGAGCAAGAATCGAGATCTCCGCCATCTGGCCATCGACAAAGCAGCTTCTCCCGCGCGTAAGACATGTCGTTGAGATCCTCGCAGACGAGGGCCGCCACGGAAACCTTGGCGAGTAG
- a CDS encoding antibiotic biosynthesis monooxygenase: MSQVTRIIHRRANLGQEAEYERLVREMLTACSRSPGYRFSTVIPPRIDGEEFHIVQCFTTQKALDIWRISKIATEWHARLRYVSDHEPEYRVFNTTDLWFSATGLEGQKQPVRWRMAVVTWMGIFPLASLAVAFLFPLLTALPFILRMMILTVLIVFAMYWIVMPRLLRWLAWWLKR; encoded by the coding sequence ATGTCGCAAGTGACCCGCATCATCCACCGTCGCGCCAATCTGGGTCAGGAGGCCGAATATGAGCGTCTTGTACGAGAAATGCTGACGGCTTGCTCAAGATCACCCGGTTATCGGTTCTCGACAGTCATTCCGCCAAGAATAGACGGCGAGGAATTTCATATCGTCCAGTGCTTCACGACGCAGAAGGCTCTTGATATCTGGCGCATCTCGAAGATTGCGACCGAGTGGCATGCACGCTTGCGGTATGTCTCGGACCATGAGCCCGAGTACCGGGTCTTCAATACGACCGACTTGTGGTTCTCGGCTACGGGTCTGGAAGGTCAGAAACAACCGGTACGCTGGCGGATGGCTGTGGTGACCTGGATGGGAATATTTCCACTGGCGTCCTTGGCCGTGGCCTTCCTGTTTCCCCTTCTGACGGCCCTGCCATTCATTCTCAGAATGATGATCCTGACCGTGTTGATCGTCTTTGCCATGTACTGGATCGTCATGCCGCGCTTGTTGCGATGGCTGGCCTGGTGGCTGAAGCGGTAA
- a CDS encoding membrane-bound PQQ-dependent dehydrogenase, glucose/quinate/shikimate family — translation MSPASSTTNTQVSLGARLFALLIALVLLALGAYFLYGGYQLMVLGGSLYYLVAGIALIMTAYLLARADVRAGYLYAAFFAATLVWALWESGLQFWPLAARLGMFAVIGLLIGLCVPSLRGASGNIRIRPISYGISAVLAVGVIAAFISAFSPIWLVKPKSTPTLAADYKPENEPDQWVGFGRTPSGEQFAPYSQINRENVKNLEVAWTFHTGDITGNGSENQNTPLQIGNILYPCTPTNQVFAVRGDTGERLWHFDPGVKPDATAHWMRCRSLAYYDVPGLAEGAPGKKRLYVTTGDMRLIALDAATGKPVESFGDKGTVFLATGMGAVIPGFYNPTSGPLLAGENLIIGGWVMDNQSADEPSGVVRAFNATTGIFAWAWDVGRPGQPNPPAEGQSYTRSTPNMWATPSYDPQLNMVYLPTGNGTPDLYGGQRSPETDRVGSSVVAVDATTGQERWTFQLVHHDVWDLDLPSKPVLYEMPDGKGGRIPALVQAGKNGEIYVLDRRTGKPITAVEERPVPTNGVPGERLSSTQPYSVGMPSFRDDVLTEQTMWGITPIDQLNCRIQFKGLYYVGDYTPPQMQWYLQNPSWYGTTNWGGQAIDKSRDIMIVNDMRVAMKGRLLSREDEIARTKASGKASHSTGGVVPMKETPYGAERGMVQSFLGVPCTTPPFGTMAAVDMKTQKILWHRSMGTPEQFGPLGMKTHLPIELGMPTLGGATPTASGLVFFSATSDYYLRAVDVATGEVVWKSPLPVGAGSTPLVFMSPEDGRQYVVVTANGARAAPDFGDYIIAYALPKKQ, via the coding sequence GTGTCGCCCGCATCAAGCACCACCAACACGCAAGTGTCACTAGGGGCGAGGTTGTTCGCCCTTCTCATCGCTCTCGTCCTGCTCGCCCTGGGAGCGTATTTCCTTTACGGCGGCTACCAACTCATGGTGCTGGGTGGGTCATTATATTATCTCGTGGCCGGCATTGCGCTGATCATGACGGCATATCTCCTTGCACGTGCGGATGTCCGTGCGGGCTACCTATACGCAGCTTTCTTCGCCGCGACATTGGTCTGGGCGCTGTGGGAAAGCGGCCTGCAATTCTGGCCGCTTGCGGCGAGGCTTGGTATGTTCGCGGTCATTGGGCTCCTGATCGGTCTTTGCGTCCCAAGTCTGCGCGGTGCTTCTGGAAACATACGCATCCGGCCGATATCTTACGGTATTTCGGCTGTGCTGGCTGTAGGAGTCATTGCGGCATTCATCAGTGCTTTCAGTCCGATCTGGCTGGTGAAGCCAAAATCGACTCCTACTCTTGCGGCAGACTACAAGCCTGAGAACGAGCCTGATCAGTGGGTCGGCTTCGGTCGTACGCCATCGGGCGAGCAGTTTGCGCCCTATAGCCAGATCAACCGGGAAAACGTCAAGAACCTCGAAGTCGCCTGGACATTTCATACCGGCGACATCACAGGAAACGGAAGCGAGAACCAGAATACGCCGCTGCAGATCGGCAATATTCTCTACCCGTGCACACCGACCAACCAGGTGTTCGCCGTGCGCGGCGATACCGGTGAACGGCTCTGGCATTTCGATCCGGGTGTGAAGCCGGATGCCACCGCGCACTGGATGCGCTGCCGGTCATTGGCCTATTACGACGTTCCGGGCCTTGCCGAGGGTGCACCTGGCAAGAAGCGTCTTTACGTGACGACCGGCGACATGCGCCTGATCGCCCTTGACGCTGCCACCGGCAAGCCGGTCGAATCCTTCGGGGACAAGGGCACCGTATTCCTCGCCACTGGCATGGGCGCCGTTATCCCGGGCTTCTATAATCCAACATCCGGTCCGCTTCTCGCTGGCGAAAACCTGATCATCGGCGGCTGGGTCATGGACAACCAGTCGGCTGACGAGCCATCCGGTGTCGTGCGCGCCTTTAACGCAACCACTGGCATTTTTGCCTGGGCGTGGGATGTGGGCCGTCCGGGTCAGCCCAATCCACCGGCGGAAGGCCAGAGCTATACCCGCAGCACGCCGAATATGTGGGCGACGCCTAGCTATGATCCGCAGCTGAACATGGTCTACCTGCCGACCGGCAATGGAACGCCGGATCTGTACGGTGGGCAACGTTCTCCGGAAACGGATCGCGTCGGCTCGTCGGTTGTCGCCGTCGATGCGACGACGGGTCAGGAACGTTGGACCTTCCAGCTTGTCCATCACGACGTCTGGGATCTTGACCTGCCGTCAAAGCCGGTCCTCTACGAGATGCCTGATGGCAAGGGTGGACGCATTCCGGCGCTTGTGCAGGCCGGCAAGAACGGCGAGATCTACGTTCTCGATCGCCGCACCGGCAAGCCCATCACGGCCGTCGAGGAGCGTCCTGTCCCCACCAACGGCGTTCCTGGTGAAAGGCTCTCTTCCACCCAGCCTTATTCCGTCGGCATGCCCTCGTTCCGCGATGACGTCCTGACCGAGCAGACGATGTGGGGCATCACCCCGATCGACCAGCTGAATTGCCGCATCCAGTTCAAGGGCCTCTACTACGTCGGCGATTACACGCCGCCACAAATGCAGTGGTACCTCCAGAACCCGTCATGGTACGGGACGACCAACTGGGGTGGCCAGGCCATCGACAAGAGCCGTGACATCATGATCGTGAACGACATGCGTGTGGCGATGAAGGGTCGTCTGCTGAGCCGCGAGGACGAAATTGCCCGCACGAAGGCCTCGGGCAAGGCGTCGCACAGCACTGGCGGTGTGGTTCCGATGAAAGAAACGCCCTACGGTGCCGAGCGCGGAATGGTTCAGTCATTCCTTGGTGTACCATGCACAACGCCGCCGTTCGGTACGATGGCTGCGGTCGACATGAAGACCCAGAAGATCCTGTGGCATCGCTCGATGGGAACACCAGAGCAATTCGGCCCTCTAGGCATGAAGACGCATCTGCCGATCGAACTTGGTATGCCGACACTTGGCGGCGCAACACCGACAGCCTCGGGCCTCGTGTTCTTTTCGGCGACCTCGGATTACTATCTGCGGGCCGTTGATGTCGCGACCGGTGAAGTTGTCTGGAAGAGCCCGCTTCCTGTGGGCGCAGGCTCAACGCCGCTAGTGTTTATGTCGCCCGAAGATGGTCGGCAGTACGTGGTCGTTACCGCAAACGGCGCGCGGGCTGCCCCGGACTTCGGCGATTACATTATCGCCTACGCACTTCCAAAAAAGCAGTGA
- a CDS encoding metal/formaldehyde-sensitive transcriptional repressor — protein MPYSMEDKKKATTRLRRIKGQVEALERAVDAGTECRLLLQQIAAMRGAAGGLMAEVLEIHLRETMSSPEQAHQPSVSDDQMDDIMKILRAYLK, from the coding sequence ATGCCGTACTCGATGGAAGACAAAAAGAAGGCAACGACGCGCTTGAGGCGGATCAAGGGTCAGGTCGAAGCATTGGAGCGCGCTGTCGATGCAGGAACGGAGTGCCGGCTTCTTCTCCAGCAGATCGCCGCGATGCGGGGTGCTGCGGGAGGACTGATGGCTGAAGTCCTGGAGATCCACCTGCGCGAGACGATGAGCTCTCCCGAACAAGCACATCAACCATCGGTCTCTGACGACCAGATGGACGACATCATGAAAATCCTGCGAGCCTATCTCAAATAG
- a CDS encoding S-(hydroxymethyl)glutathione dehydrogenase/class III alcohol dehydrogenase, translating into MKSRAAVAWEANKPLTIETIEIGGPRAGEVLVEVMATGVCHTDAYTLSGLDSEGKFPAILGHEGAGIVREVGAGVTSLKVGDHVIPLYTPECRQCKTCLSQRSNLCTSIRSTQGQGLMPDNTSRFSCDAGEIFHYMGCSTFSNFTVLPEIALAKIREDAPFDKICYIGCGVTTGIGAVIYTAKVRPGSTVVVFGLGGIGLNVIQGARMVGADKIIGVDLNPAKVPMAKKFGMTDFINPTEVGNDKVVQAIQDLTDGGADYTFDATGNVNVMRQALEAAHRGWGESIIIGVAEAGKEISTRPFQLVTGRVWKGSAFGGARGRTDVPKIVDWYMDGKINIDDLITHKMPLEEINTAFDLMHEGKSIRSVIEF; encoded by the coding sequence ATGAAAAGCAGAGCTGCAGTCGCTTGGGAGGCCAACAAGCCCCTCACGATCGAGACCATCGAGATCGGCGGTCCAAGGGCCGGAGAAGTGCTGGTTGAGGTGATGGCGACGGGTGTCTGCCACACCGACGCCTACACACTTTCCGGCCTAGACTCCGAAGGCAAGTTCCCCGCGATCCTTGGTCACGAGGGTGCTGGCATCGTTCGTGAAGTCGGCGCAGGCGTAACCTCGCTCAAAGTCGGCGACCACGTCATTCCGCTCTACACGCCGGAATGCCGTCAGTGCAAAACCTGCCTCTCGCAACGCTCAAACCTCTGCACGTCGATCCGCTCGACGCAGGGCCAGGGCCTGATGCCGGACAACACATCGCGCTTCTCCTGCGACGCTGGCGAAATCTTCCACTACATGGGTTGCTCGACCTTCTCGAACTTCACCGTGTTGCCGGAAATTGCGCTGGCGAAGATCCGCGAAGACGCGCCCTTCGACAAGATCTGCTACATTGGTTGCGGCGTCACCACTGGCATCGGCGCCGTCATCTACACCGCCAAGGTTCGCCCTGGCTCGACGGTCGTCGTCTTCGGCCTCGGGGGTATCGGCCTTAACGTAATCCAGGGCGCCCGCATGGTCGGCGCCGACAAGATCATTGGCGTCGATCTCAATCCGGCCAAGGTTCCGATGGCGAAGAAGTTCGGCATGACCGACTTCATCAATCCGACCGAGGTCGGCAATGACAAGGTCGTCCAGGCGATCCAGGACCTGACGGACGGCGGCGCCGATTACACGTTCGATGCCACCGGCAATGTCAACGTCATGCGCCAAGCGCTTGAAGCCGCTCATCGCGGTTGGGGCGAATCAATCATCATCGGTGTCGCTGAAGCCGGCAAGGAAATCTCTACCCGCCCGTTCCAGTTGGTGACCGGCCGCGTTTGGAAGGGATCTGCATTCGGTGGAGCCCGTGGCCGCACCGACGTGCCAAAGATCGTCGACTGGTACATGGATGGCAAGATCAACATCGATGATCTGATAACCCACAAGATGCCGCTTGAGGAAATCAACACGGCCTTCGACCTAATGCACGAAGGCAAGTCGATCCGCTCCGTCATCGAGTTCTGA
- the gfa gene encoding S-(hydroxymethyl)glutathione synthase gives MTRLLHPSIQNGLPQGSDAFAGGVLTCKCHDRPVKVKVSGGIAHNHACGCTKCWKPEDAAFSVVAVAPSENVTVLENRDKLAVVDASALIQRHSCTECGTHMHGPVERDHAFKGLSFIHPELFETNGWPAPGFAAFVSSAIEGGVDPSEMDGIRAKLKDVGLEPYDCLSPALMDFLATWTAKKTGVLAA, from the coding sequence ATGACAAGACTTCTTCATCCCTCCATCCAGAACGGCCTGCCGCAGGGCAGCGATGCCTTTGCCGGCGGTGTTCTGACCTGCAAGTGCCATGATCGTCCGGTCAAGGTGAAGGTATCGGGCGGTATCGCCCATAACCACGCCTGCGGTTGCACCAAATGCTGGAAGCCGGAAGACGCGGCCTTTTCGGTCGTGGCGGTTGCTCCGAGCGAAAACGTGACAGTCCTCGAAAACCGCGACAAGCTGGCCGTGGTCGATGCGTCGGCGCTGATTCAACGCCATTCCTGCACCGAATGCGGCACCCACATGCATGGTCCGGTCGAACGCGATCACGCCTTCAAGGGCCTGTCCTTCATCCATCCGGAACTGTTCGAGACCAATGGCTGGCCGGCTCCTGGCTTTGCCGCCTTCGTCTCGTCCGCCATCGAGGGCGGGGTTGATCCGTCTGAAATGGATGGCATCCGAGCCAAGCTCAAGGACGTTGGCCTTGAGCCCTACGACTGCCTGTCGCCCGCGCTGATGGACTTCCTGGCAACCTGGACTGCCAAGAAAACAGGCGTTCTCGCCGCTTGA